In a genomic window of Arvicanthis niloticus isolate mArvNil1 chromosome 8, mArvNil1.pat.X, whole genome shotgun sequence:
- the LOC117713323 gene encoding type-1 angiotensin II receptor A gives MALNSSTEDGIKRIQDDCPKAGRHSYIFVMIPTLYSIIFVVGIFGNSLVVIVIYFYMKLKTVASVFLLNLALADLCFLLTLPLWAVYTAMEYRWPFGSHLCKIASASVSFNLYASVFLLTCLSIDRYLAIVHPMKSRLRRTMLVAKVTCIIIWLMAGLASLPAVIHRNVYFIKNTNNTVCAFHYESRNSTLPIGLGLTKNILGFLFPFLIILTSYTLIWKALKKAYEIQKNKPRNDDIFRIIMAIVLFFFFSWVPHQIFTFLDVLIQLGVIHDCKIADIVDTAMPITICIAYFNNCLNPLFYGFLGKKFKKYFLQLLKYIPPKAKSHSSLSTKMSTLSYRPSDNMSSSAKKPASCFEVE, from the coding sequence ATGGCACTCAACTCTTCTACTGAAGACGGTATCAAAAGAATTCAAGATGACTGCCCCAAGGCTGGCAGGCACAGTTACATATTTGTCATGATCCCTACTCTCTACAGCATCATCTTTGTGGTGGGAATATTTGGAAACAGCTTGGTGGTGATCGTCATCTACTTTTACATGAAGCTGAAGACAGTGGCCAGTGTCTTTCTTCTAAATCTCGCCTTGGCTGACTTATGCTTTTTGCTGACTTTGCCACTGTGGGCTGTCTATACCGCCATGGAATACCGCTGGCCCTTCGGCAGTCACCTATGTAAGATCGCTTCGGCCAGCGTCAGTTTCAACCTCTACGCCAGTGTGTTCCTGCTCACGTGTCTCAGCATCGATCGCTACCTGGCCATTGTCCACCCGATGAAGTCTCGCCTTCGCCGCACAATGCTTGTGGCCAAAGTCACCTGCATCATCATCTGGCTGATGGCTGGCTTGGCCAGTTTGCCAGCCGTCATCCATCGAAATGTGTATTTCATCAAGAACACCAATAACACAGTTTGCGCTTTTCATTATGAGTCTCGGAATTCAACGCTCCCCATAGGGCTGGGCCTTACCAAGAATATTCTGGGCTTCCTGTTCCCTTTCCTTATTATTCTTACCAGCTATACTCTTATTTGGAAAGCCCTAAAGAAAGCTTATGAAATTCAGAAGAACAAGCCAAGAAATGATGACATCTTCAGGATAATTATGGCGATtgtgctcttcttcttcttttcctgggTTCCCCACCAAATATTCACTTTCCTGGATGTGCTGATTCAGCTAGGTGTCATCCATGACTGCAAAATTGCCGACATCGTGGACACTGCCATGCCCATAACCATCTGCATAGCGTATTTTAACAATTGCCTGAACCCTCTGTTTTACGGctttctgggaaaaaaatttaaaaagtattttcttcagCTCCTGAAATATATTCCCCCAAAGGCCAAGTCCCACTCAAGCCTGTCTACTAAAATGAGCACACTTTCCTACCGCCCTTCAGATAACATGAGCTCATCCGCCAAAAAGCCGGCTTCTTGTTTTGAGGTGGAGTGA